A single region of the Vanessa atalanta chromosome Z, ilVanAtal1.2, whole genome shotgun sequence genome encodes:
- the LOC125076126 gene encoding uncharacterized protein LOC125076126 isoform X2, translating to MQENNNFETIISKWRRLSVVEQIEQKESVALASMSGDSSSQQTHLKKKEEESDLLVPQHSGHIPVTVAGAGVAVASELPSDIMNTNSEERQEFIKSDKEDAAGDTNDNDKKLDKDYLENNDMDKRSSNTKTEKDKLGDNVDSVFLRSPPPHKTRSTASTVEEEDCGIKCLYYTLQCCDCVLM from the exons ATGCAAGAAAACAACAATTTTGAAACAATCATAAGCAAATGGCGTCGTTTATCAGTTGTGGAGCAAATAGAACAGAAAGAATCGGTCGCCTTAGCGAG CATGTCGGGAGATTCGTCTAGCCAGCAGACGCATTTGAAGAAGAAAGAAGAAGAATCAGATCTATTGGTACCTCAACATAGTGGCCATATTCCAGTAACTGTTGCGGGTGCAGGGGTTGCAGTAGCATCAGAACTTCCATCTgatattatgaacacaaattcaGAGGAGAGGCAAGAATTTATTAAGAGTGATAAAGAA gaTGCAGCTGGAGACACGAATGATAATGACAAGAAGTTAGATAAAGATTACCTTGAAAACAATGATATGGACAAAAGATCTTCAAACACAAAGACAGAAAAAGACAAATTAGGTGATAATGTAGATAGTGTGTTCCTTAGATCCCCACCACCTCATAAGACTCGGTCTACAGCCTCCACTGTCGAGGAAGAAGACTGTGGAATTAAATGCCTATATTACACATTGCAATGTTGCGATTGTGTGCTCATGTAA
- the LOC125076126 gene encoding uncharacterized protein LOC125076126 isoform X1, which produces MKKVGTVPTGKSGAGGHIGKSTPKLGSALSSGGKLPSVPSTSPKSFVSSSYQPSRNNKSSTFGIIWLPGKKRNKHKELVYNSHKNERSGDRAPSMYNFMSGDSSSQQTHLKKKEEESDLLVPQHSGHIPVTVAGAGVAVASELPSDIMNTNSEERQEFIKSDKEDAAGDTNDNDKKLDKDYLENNDMDKRSSNTKTEKDKLGDNVDSVFLRSPPPHKTRSTASTVEEEDCGIKCLYYTLQCCDCVLM; this is translated from the exons ATGAAGAAAGTGGGCACTGTTCCCACAGGGAAAAGCGGAGCCGGTGGCCATATCGGAAAAAGCACTCCAAAATTGGGCTCCGCTTTATCCTCCGGTGGCAAACTACCGTCCGTTCCGTCTACTTCTCCTAAAAGTTTTGTATCATCATCGTATCAGCCATCAAGAAACAATAAATCGTCAACTTTTGGTATAATATGGTTACCGGGAAAAAAACGAAATAAGCATAAGGAATTGGTTTATAATTCCCACAAAAATGAACGTTCTGGTGACAGAGCGCCATCTATGTACAATTT CATGTCGGGAGATTCGTCTAGCCAGCAGACGCATTTGAAGAAGAAAGAAGAAGAATCAGATCTATTGGTACCTCAACATAGTGGCCATATTCCAGTAACTGTTGCGGGTGCAGGGGTTGCAGTAGCATCAGAACTTCCATCTgatattatgaacacaaattcaGAGGAGAGGCAAGAATTTATTAAGAGTGATAAAGAA gaTGCAGCTGGAGACACGAATGATAATGACAAGAAGTTAGATAAAGATTACCTTGAAAACAATGATATGGACAAAAGATCTTCAAACACAAAGACAGAAAAAGACAAATTAGGTGATAATGTAGATAGTGTGTTCCTTAGATCCCCACCACCTCATAAGACTCGGTCTACAGCCTCCACTGTCGAGGAAGAAGACTGTGGAATTAAATGCCTATATTACACATTGCAATGTTGCGATTGTGTGCTCATGTAA